A window from Malassezia japonica chromosome 1, complete sequence encodes these proteins:
- a CDS encoding tripeptidyl-peptidase I (COG:O; EggNog:ENOG503NY9U; MEROPS:MER0078639): MSVFAGPAHMVLKERVAVPRGWHRVGAAAGHDVITLSLSLKQAQRGSIEDKLDLTSDPDSSEYLQHLSRKQVLALLKPSAASSQAVDEWLGHHNLSSHTRRSMAGGYISMHVPVSKARELLGNAHFAVYEHKKSAERVIRTTEYHLPLTVSNHIDFVGGTTYFSTPRSLGANGLIFEEKLDKAPFVDEGHVGVVQDNGVPASCNSSAVTSVCLRELYGTHGYKPQAPDRSHIGIAGFLGEHANYEDLANFLKHQRPDAYRGKAAFDYISLNGEHNNQSLQASTGEAALDIQTVEGVAWPIRTSFYSVGGSPPFKKDKNTPTNTNEPYAELLEYLLQLPDHKLPDVLTISYGDDEQSVPVPYAKRVCTLFAALGLRGVSVFESSGDQGVGSTEADDCVTNDKRKKKTFLPSFPTTCPYITTVGATKDFGPEKAATLKFSFIISGGGFSNLFPRPWYQAKAVPRYLKNIGTTHQGLFNPLGRAYPDVSAQGSRFVISVAKQFELISGTSASTPLFASVISLLNDARIAKHKATLGFLNPLIYKRLGGTDAFNDVTIGNSKGCGTNGFDAQHGWDPVTGFGTPNFKSLLHRARHSAAKREKKTRSSLTQVAGEKGERRKLGIATTKPQLSKSALRRQKHKQRDQLAGNKEGLQDLERAVTSLEEDIPDHEEPEAPASAPTTISAKAKKRMLARERERQPYILADLQQSQNPFAALRTHARNTLDLRGAAAPTTTEIDEDMS; encoded by the exons ATGTCGGTGTTTGCCGGCCCCGCCCACATGGTTCTCAAAGAACGCGTCGCTGTTCCCCGCGGCTGGCACCGCGTtggagcggcggcgggccaCGACGTGATTACGCTTTCGCTTTCGCTgaagcaggcgcagcgcggcagTATCGAAGACAAGTTGGACCTGACCAGCGATCCCGACAGCTCCGAGTACCTGCAGCACCTTTCGCGCAAGCAAGTCCTTGCGCTTCTCAAGCCGTCCGCCGCATCGTCCCAGGCCGTGGACGAGTGGCTCGGCCATCACAATCTTTCCTCGCatacgcggcgcagcatggCTGGCGGCTACATCTCGATGCACGTCCCCGTCtccaaggcgcgcgagctgcttggcAATGCGCACTTTGCCGTGTACGAGCACAAAAAGAGCGCAGAGCGTGTCATCCGCACGACCGAGTACCACCTCCCCTTGACTGTGAGCAACCACATTGATTTTGTCGGTGGCACGACCTACTTTTCCACGCCacgctcgctcggcgcgaacGGCCTCATTTTCGAGGAGAAACTCGACAAGGCGCCGTTTGTCGATGAGGGCCATGTCGGTGTCGTACAAGACAATGGCGTGCCTGCGTCGTGCAACTCGTCGGCCGTCACATCGGTGTGCCTCCGTGAACTGTACGGTACGCACGGGTACAAGCCCCAGGCGCCGGACCGCTCGCACATTGGCATCGCCGGattcctcggcgagcacgcaAACTACGAGGACCTGGCTAACTTTTTGAAGCACCAGCGTCCGGACGCGTACCGTGGCAAGGCGGCGTTCGACTACATCTCGCTGAACGGTGAGCACAACAACCAGAGCTTGCAGGCGTCGACCGGCGAGGCCGCACTCGACATCCAGACGGTCGAGGGCGTGGCGTGGCCGATCCGCACCTCGTTCTACTCGgtcggcggctcgccgccgttCAAGAAGGACAAGAATACGCCGACGAACACGAACGAGCCCtacgccgagctgctcgagtaCCTCTTGCAGCTGCCTGACCACAAACTACCGGATGTCCTTACGATTTCGTACGGTGACGATGAGCAAtcggtgccggtgccgtACGCCAAGCGTGTCTGCACGCTctttgccgcgctcggtcTCCGTGGCGTGAGTGTCTTTGAGTCGTCCGGCGACCAAGGCGTCGGCAGCACCGAAGCCGACGACTGCGTCACGAACGACAAGCGCAAGAAAAAGACGTTCCTTCCTTCCTTCCCTACGACCTGCCCCTACATTACCACGGTCGGCGCGACAAAGGACTTTGGACCGGAAAAagccgcgacgctcaagTTTTCGTTCATCATCTCGGGCGGAGGCTTCTCCAACCTGTTTCCGCGCCCTTGGTACCAAGCCAAGGCCGTTCCCCGCTACCTCAAGAACATCGGCACGACACACCAAGGCCTGTTTAACCCCCTGGGCCGCGCCTATCCCGACGTCTCGGCCCAAGGCTCGCGCTTTGTCATTTCTGTGGCCAAGCAGTTTGAACTAATCTCGGgtacgagcgcctcgacgcctCTCTTTGCCTCTGTGATTTCACTCCTGAACGACGCACGCATTGCCAAGCAcaaggcgacgctcggTTTCTTAAACCCCCTCATTTacaagcgcctcggcggcacggacGCCTTTAACGATGTGACAATCGGCAACTCCAAGGGCTGCGGAACCAACGGCTtcgatgcgcagcacggATGGGACCCCGTCACTGGCTTTGGCACCCCCAACTTTAAGTCACTCCTTCACCGT gcccGGCATAGCgcggcgaagcgcgagAAAAAGACACGCTCGTCACTCACCCAAGTCGCCGGCGAGAAAGGCGAACGTCGTAAGCTCGGTATTGCGACTACCAAGCCGCAGCTCTCAAagtcggcgctgcgccgccaaAAGCACAAGCAGCGAGACCAGCTGGCAGGCAACAAAGAAGGCCTGCAGGACCTGGAGCGTGCCGTGACGTCCCTCGAGGAGGATATCCCTGACCACGAAGAGCCCGAGGCACCCGCATCCGCCCCCACCACGATctcggccaaggccaagaagcgcaTGCT tgcgcgcgagcgcgagcgccagccCTATATTCTTGCTGATCTGCAGCAGAGCCAGAACCCctttgcggcgctgcgtacACACGCACGCAacacgctcgacctgcgcggcgccgcggcgccgaccacGACCGAGATCGACGAGGATATGTCGTAG
- a CDS encoding uncharacterized protein (EggNog:ENOG503NUAB; COG:C), with protein sequence MQNSPGKTTTLGLLRDTLKTEGVRGLYIGLSASVLRQMTYSLTRFAAYEKIKEYMLSGQNAKVSVWTTISAAGLAGAAGGFAGNPADVILVRMTGDLYRPADQRFNYKGAADGLLRITREEGISCLFRGIAPNMVRATLMNSSQLASYDFFKDLLRSTGLFSPASLPHYLCSSLLAGTVATTICSPADVIRARMMNTKGNESGLPQLAKALKNEGPMFLFRGWVPSWMRLAPQTVILLTVLEELRALIDYIRKD encoded by the exons atgcAAAACTCGCCCGGCAAGACGACCACGTTGGGCCTGCTCCGCGACACGCTCAAAACAGAGGGCGTGCGGGGCCTGTACATTGGCCTATccgcgagcgtgctgcgccaaATGACATATTCGCTTACacg ATTTGCGGCGTACGAAAAAATCAAGGAGTACATGCTCTCAGGGCAGAACGCCAAGGTTTCGGTATGGACGACAATTAGCGCGGCTGGCCTCGCCGGTGCTGCGGGCGGCTTTGCGGGCAACCCGGCCGACGTGATCCTCGTTCGCATGACCGGCGACCTCTATCGCCCGGCCGACCAGCGCTTCAACTACAAGGGCGCAGCAGACGGACTGCTTCGCATCACGCGCGAAGAGGGCATTTCGTGCCTCTTCCGCGGTATCGCACCCAATAtggtgcgcgcgacgctcatGAACTCGTCGCAGCTTGCTTC TTATGACTTTTTCAAGGACCTGCTCCGGTCGACCGGCCTCTTTTCGCCGGCCTCGCTGCCCCACTACCTGTGCTCCTCGCTCCTGGCAGGAACAGTAGCAACGACCATCTGCTCTCCGGCAGATGTGATTCGCGCACGCATGATGAACACAAAGGGGAACGAAAGCGGGctgccgcagctcgccaaggcaCTCAAAAACGAGGGACCCATGTTCCTCTTCCGCGGCTGGGTGCCGTCGTGgatgcgcctcgcgccacAAACCGTCATCCTGCTCACAGTGCTCGAGGAACTGCGTGCCTTGATCGATTACATACGCAAAGATTAA
- the SPF1 gene encoding putative cation-transporting ATPase 1 (COG:P; EggNog:ENOG503NV0M; TransMembrane:12 (i29-50o62-80i216-236o242-261i425-444o456-474i998-1020o1032-1048i1069-1089o1122-1141i1153-1173o1193-1214i)), giving the protein MGTLIFVVRKVAVQSDEIASVTLHKQRPLLLHLYVFPFLFLYPLLAYAYYGDYDRYIKSEEWTFVFIVSLVSAHALSFLVTRWDVRARAMITSTSTSSLEKADRVRILPHAHKGEGGMVSLQRIQRAGERDEYSFVYQADKYVLAQPDAQAPVTSITASPDIREPTFRRLLYPADVHPKLSHFISNNGLDADGVKEARKMYGDNVLEIPVPKFLDLFFEHAVAPFFVFQIFCVGLWMLDEYWYSSLFSLFALVAFECTVVFQRQRTLNEFRTMSIQPFTVNVFRNKKWVETSTSDLLPGDVVSVVRTKPDSAVPCDVLLLSGSSIVNEAMLSGESTPLLKESIAQRNTTDTLDDQDTDRLHCLFGGTKALQVSPGHGVKGVAPPPDGGAIGVVLRTGFGTTQGRLVRLMVFTNENQVTANNWESFVFIAFLLVFAVAASSYVWVNGLKMERPKGKLLLHCVLIITSVVPAELPMELSMAVNASLVALGKYAIFCTEPFRIPYAGRVDVCCFDKTGTITGEDLEVQGVVGSVAASTKEVPDTLEPVTHATPETTLVLAAAHALVIVDDEVVGDPMERRTVEAIGWDVKKGDNIVPTPDSPAPAHHNVHIRLRFHFSSALKRMSTVAQISLGGGKKTMLASVKGAPETLKPMYKSLPSNYDALYRHYTRRGSRVIALGYKHVDHLDANSLRTLKREDVESDLQFAGFLVLHCPLKPDAVDSLRQLNDSAHRCVMITGDNALTAVHIAEEVEIVSRDAIVLDRREGGEEHDLVWRLTTDEIAREQDVNAPLHRHLFDEYDVVVTGAALRMYEDKPEALKELVENTSVYARVSPSQKELVLSVLKSLNYITLMAGDGTNDVGALKMANIGVALLDGSPEDLKKIAQHQMLERQKKVYESQLALTARWGQLPPPVPAALKEAYPHLEAAREKAARQLTVQRASNPVAKFDLSAITSTMNQLEDEEDGPPQIRLGDASVAAPFTSKLSNVAAICSIIRQGRCTLVATIQMYKILALNCLIQAYALSVQHLDGIRSGDYQLTVSSLLASVCFYCISRGKPIDHLAPERPVSNIINVYVFGSILTQTLIHVLSMLYIQRITLGFEVPVQPEEFDITSTTSKFTPTLLNTGVFLLGLSQTMSTFAVNYIGRPWRESIQENKVLYWGLLGTTGVAYLGAIEAIPELNEWLQLTKMEPAYMRQLLGAMFGDLAGCYVAELFWKLFADVQPKKMIVQGQQNRAARRALKGGESSDKKLD; this is encoded by the exons ATGGGTA CGCTCATCTTTGTGGTTAG GAAAGTCGCGGTGCAGTCCGATGAGATTGCGAGCGTGACGCTTCACAAGCAGCGTCCGCTGCTGCTCCATTTGTACGTATTTCCGTTCCTCTTCCTGTACCCGCTGCTTGCGTATGCCTACTATGGCGACTACGATCGGTACATCAAGTCGGAGGAGTGGACGTTTGTCTTTATCGTCTCGCTCGTGTCCGCACACGCGCTGAGCTTTTTGGTGACGCGCTGGGATGTGCGTGCTCGTGCCATGATTACCAGCACCTCG ACCTCGTCCCTGGAAAAGGCGGACCGCGTGCGGATTCTGCCGCATGCGCACAAGGGTGAGGGCGGCATGGTGTCGCTTCAGCGCATCCAGCGTGCGGGTGAGCGCGATGAGTACTCTTTCGTGTACCAGGCGGACAAGTACGTGCTCGCTCAGCCCGACGCCCAGGCCCCGGTCACGTCGATCACTGCTTCGCCGGACATCCGCGAGCCGACCTTCCGCCGCCTGCTGTACCCTGCCGACGTGCATCCGAAGCTCTCGCACTTTATTTCGAACAACGGTCTGGATGCGGACGGCGTCaaggaggcgcgcaagaTGTACGGTGACAACGTGCTCGAGATTCCCGTCCCCAAGTTTTTGGACCTGTTCTTTGAGCATGCGGTCGCGCCTTTCTTTGTCTTCCAGATCTTCTGTGTGGGTCTGTGGATGCTCGATGAGTACTGGTACTCGTCGCTCTTCTCCCTCTTTGCTTTGGTCGCATTCGAATGCACGGTCGTCTTCCAGCGCCAGCGTACCCTGAACGAGTTCCGCACAATGTCGATCCAGCCGTTTACTGTGAATGTGTTCCGCAACAAGAAGTGGGTCGAGACTTCGACGTCGGACTTGCTCCCTGGCGACGTGgtgagcgtcgtgcgcaccaAGCCCGACTCGGCGGTCCCGTGCGACGTGCTGCTCCTCTCGGGCTCCTCGATCGTGAACGAGGCGATGCTCTCGGGTGAGAGCACGCCGCTTTTGAAGGAAAgcatcgcgcagcgcaacaCAACCGatacgctcgacgaccaggACACGGACCGCCTGCACTGCCTCTTTGGCGGTAccaaggcgctccaggTCTCGCCGGGCCATGGCGTCAagggcgtcgcgcccccGCCCGATGGCGGCGCGATCGGTgtcgtgctgcgcaccggTTTCGGCACGACGCAGGGCCGTCTCGTGCGTCTGATGGTCTTTACCAACGAGAACCAGGTCACGGCCAACAACTGGGAAAGCTTTGTGTTTATCGCCTTTTTGCTCGTCtttgccgtcgccgccagCTCGTACGTGTGGGTGAATGGCCTAAAGATGGAGCGCCCCAAGGGCAAGCTCTTGCTGCACTGTGTCTTGATTATCACGTCGGTCGTTCCCGCGGAGCTGCCGATGGAGCTGTCGATGGCCGTcaacgcgtcgctcgtggCCCTCGGCAAGTACGCCATCTTTTGCACGGAGCCTTTCCGCATTCCGTATGCGGGCCGCGTCGATGTGTGCTGCTTCGACAAGACGGGCACGATCACCggcgaggacctcgaggtGCAGGGTGTCGTTGGCTCGGTCGCTGCCAGTACCAAGGAGGTTCCCGACACCCTCGAGCCGGTcacgcacgcgacgcccgaGACGACGCTCGTGCTTGCTGCGGCACACGCTCTGGTGATTGTCGACGATGAAGTCGTCGGTGACCCCAtggagcgccgcaccgtcgaggcgatcgGCTGGGACGTCAAGAAGGGCGACAATATCGTGCCTACGCCCGactcgcccgcgccggcgcaccaCAACGTGCACATCCGCCTCCGCTTCCACTTCTCTTCTGCACTGAAGCGTATGTCGACCGTGGCCCAGATCTCGCTGGGCGGCGGTAAGAAGACGATGCTTGCGAGCGTCAAGGGCGCGCCCGAGACGCTTAAGCCGATGTACAAGTCGCTCCCGTCGAACTACGACGCGCTCTACCGCCACTACacccgccgcggctcgcgtGTGATCGCCCTGGGCTACAAGCACGTGGACCACCTCGATGCCAACagcctgcgcacgctgaaGCGCGAGGACGTCGAGAGCGATCTGCAGTTTGCCGGTTTCCTCGTGCTGCACTGCCCCCTGAAGCCCGATGCGGTCGACTCGCTGCGCCAACTGAATGACTCGGCGCACCGCTGCGTGATGATCACCGGCGACAATGCGCTCACCGCCGTGCACATTGCCGAGGAGGTCGAGATTGTGTCGCGCGATGCCATtgtgctcgaccgccgcgagggTGGCGAGGAACACGACCTGGTCTGGCGCCTGACCACCGACGAgatcgcgcgcgagcaggacgTCAACGCGCCCCTGCACCGCCACCTCTTTGACGAGTACGACGTCGTGGTGACtggtgcggcgctgcgtatGTACGAGGAcaagcccgaggcgctcaaggaGCTCGTGGAGAACACGAGTGTCTATGCGCGTgtctcgccgagccagAAGGAGCTTGTGCTGAGCGTGCTCAAGTCGCTGAACTACATCACGCTCATGGCCGGCGACGGTACGAACGATGTCGGTGCGCTGAAGATGGCCAACATTGgtgtcgcgctcctcgacggcTCGCCGGAGGACCTCAAGAAGATTGCGCAGCACcagatgctcgagcgccagaaGAAGGTGTACGAgtcgcagctcgcgctgacCGCGCGCTGGGGCCAGCTCCCGCCGCCGGTTCCTGCTGCGCTGAAGGAGGCCTATCCCCACCTCGAAGCCGCACGCGAGAAGGCCGCGCGACAGCTTActgtgcagcgcgcgtcgaACCCCGTGGCGAAGTTTGACCTGTCGGCGATCACCTCGACCATGaaccagctcgaggacgaggaggacggTCCGCCCCAGATCCGTCTGGGCGACGCGAGTGTCGCTGCGCCCTTCACGAGCAAGCTCTCGAACGTTGCGGCAATCTGCTCCATCATCCGCCAGGGCCGCTGCACGCTTGTCGCCACGATCCAGATGTACAAGATCCTTGCGCTGAACTGTCTGATCCAGGCGTACGCGCTGAGTgtgcagcacctcgacggTATCCGCTCTGGCGACTACCAGCTGACGGTGAGCAGCCTGCTGGCCTCGGTGTGCTTCTACTGCATTAGCCGCGGTAAGCCGATCGACCACCTTGCGCCGGAGCGCCCGGTGAGCAACATCATCAACGTCTATGTCTTTGGCTCGATCCTTACGCAGACCCTGATCCACGTGCTGTCGATGCTGTACATCCAGCGCATCACGCTCGGCTTCGAGGTGCCGGTGCAGCCGGAGGAGTTTGACATCacctcgacgaccagcAAGTTTACGCCGACGCTGCTCAACACGGGTGTCTTTTTGCTCGGCCTGTCGCAGACCATGTCGACGTTTGCCGTAAACTACATTGGCCGCCCGTGGCGCGAGTCGATCCAGGAGAACAAGGTGCTCTACTGgggcctgctcggcaccaCCGGCGTCGCGTACCTCGGTGCGATCGAGGCGATCCCCGAGCTGAACGAGTGGCTGCAGCTCACCAAGATGGAGCCCGCGTACATGcgccagctcctcggcgccaTGTTTGGCGACCTGGCTGGCTGCTACGTCGCGGAGCTCTTCTGGAAGCTCTTTGCCGACGTTCAGCCGAAGAAGATGATCGTCCAGGGTCAGCAGaaccgcgccgcgcgccgcgcgctcaaGGGCGGCGAGTCGTCCGACAAGAAGCTTGACTAA
- the STE11 gene encoding mitogen-activated protein kinase kinase kinase (EggNog:ENOG503NURD; COG:T), translated as MPLRQWNVGDVVAWLHESNLGQHAALFTDNDINGSALLQLDQSKLKEMGIPSMGERLRIVAAVRALHKRLVEANAHRQQPTWTDAQFGIAGHNARAKPSGEWLVAPPEPEAHRHPSPGPSYSSHTMARHESDIGSPLSARTQTPLARHASAVPPSVRRPNTATGISSGPWPMASTPTSMASTASPSAQQTARPRRPATSSSTSPQNVGYAVGRGAFSASAAAKQRVAQISAPYNLRRGDSESDSDSARDADAVSPGVPQFKGVRKALIKFFAEDGTSRVVDVSECHDAHEVLVRVLRKFGLPQVGAELESVTYMNPYAMAMAGSDGKPKVLSESELMTVCSTPHAFTPVWHNGLLLIDTTLPLPGIAEGDMTMRRASTFSILSGLGVENLPPERSPLPTNTASFARRAARPAVAMAAAAADPLKAGTRVRRRVRNFFGQRPPSELISSHLAEYFPETDSRELQRHSRASLGDISMLQLSSAASASPKESQTPSVPHSAQPLSPRSPLSPSWADGRGLPPMRRFAPEAAEEAQRPAPPPPPTETVDDETSSLVTMDEITQDLEERNAIDMEPAGQSSVIVDQDGVPIPVHSPRAREPSEQSLAYVETAPRPPTTPAATRSEGAETEAVKPRIRWHKGALIGAGSFGKVFLGMNAKTGLLMAVKQVELPTTDEANTQRRQYMVESLESEIALLKTIQHPNIVHYLDSYADGEFLNIFLEYVPGGSVVALLRNYGAFEEQLVQNFVRQILQGLRFLHAQAIVHRDIKGANILVDNKGGVKISDFGISKKGESGLLVQARGQRGMLQGSVYWMAPEVVKQTSYTPKADVWSVGCLVVEMLTALHPWPKLDQMQALFQIGMSKHPALPDDISAPATDFLKATFAVQEDDRPSAEQLLEHVFITQLTPDTPAEGL; from the coding sequence atgccgcTCCGACAGTGGAATGTGGGCGACGTCGTGGCATGGCTGCACGAGAGTAATTTAGGGCAGCATGCAGCGCTGTTCACAGATAATGATATAAACGGGTCCgccctgctgcagctcgaccagTCCAAGCTGAAGGAGATGGGCATTCCGAGCatgggcgagcgcctgcgcatcgtcgcggcggtacGTGCGCTGCACAAGCGCTTGGTCGAGGCGAATGCACACCGGCAGCAGCCGACCTGGACCGATGCGCAGTTCGGTATCGCAGGGCATAATGCGCGCGCCAAGCCCAGCGGCGAgtggctcgtcgcgccgcccgagcccgaggcccATCGGCATCCATCGCCGGGGCCGAGCTACTCGAGTCACACGATGGCGCGGCACGAGTCGGATATCGGATCCCCGCtctcggcacgcacgcagACACCGCTCGCACGCCACGCGTCGGCCGTCCCGCCAAGCGTGCGTAGGCCGAATACCGCGACCGGCATCTCGTCGGGGCCGTGGCCCAtggcgagcacgccgacgagcatgGCAAGCACTGCGAGTCCAAGCGCACAGCAGACTGCGCGCCcacggcgcccggcgacctcctcgtcgacctcgccgcagAACGTCGGCTATGCCGttgggcgcggcgcgttttccgcgagcgccgccgccaagcagcgcgtcgcacaaATCAGCGCACCGTACAACCTGCGGCGGGGAGACTCGGAGTCGGACTCGGacagcgcgcgcgacgcggacgccgtctcgccgggcgtgccgcAATTCAAGGGCGTGCGCAAAGCGCTTATCAAGTTCTTTGCCGAGGACGGCACCTCGCGTGTTGTCGACGTGAGCGAGTGCCACGACGCACACGaggtgctcgtgcgcgtcCTACGCAAGTTCGGTCTTCCCCAGGTCGGCGCGGAACTCGAGTCGGTGACCTACATGAACCCTTACGCGATGGCCAtggccggcagcgacggcaAGCCCAAAGTCCTCTCTGAGAGCGAACTGATGACCGtgtgcagcacgccgcatGCATTCACGCCGGTGTGGCACAATGGCCTCCTTTTGATCGACACAACACTCCCACTTCCCGGCATCGCCGAGGGGGACatgacgatgcgccgcgcatccaCCTTTAGTATTCTGtccggcctcggcgtcgagaaCTTACCGCCGGAGCGCTCGCCGCTCCCGACAAACACCGCGTCgttcgcgcggcgcgccgcacgcccggccgtcgcgatggccgccgccgccgccgatccCCTCAAGGCGGGCACGCGtgtccggcggcgcgtgcgcaactTCTTTGGAcagcggccgccgtcggAGCTCATTAGCTCGCACCTTGCCGAGTACTTTCCCGAGACAGAcagccgcgagctgcagcgccattcgcgcgcgtcgcttgGGGATATTTCGATGCTGCAGCTGTCGagtgcggcgagcgcctcgcccaaGGAGTCCCAaacgccgagcgtgccgcactcggcgcagcCGCTCTCGCCGCGGTCGCCGTTGAGCCCGTCGTGGGCCGACGGCCGTGGCCTCCcgccgatgcggcgctttgcccccgaggccgccgaggaggcgcagcgtccggcgccgccgccgccgcccaccgagacggtcgacgacgagacgTCGAGTCTGGTCACTATGGACGAGATCACGCAGGATCTCGAAGAGCGCAATGCGATCGACATGGAGCCTGCTGGCCAGAGCTCCGTCATTGTCGACCAGGACGGCGTCCCGATCCCGGTGCACAGCCcccgtgcgcgcgagccgagcgagcagtcgctcgcgtacgtcgagaccgcgccgcggcccccCACGActccggcggcgacgcgcagcgaggGCGCAGAGACCGAGGCGGTCAAGCCGCGCATCCGCTGGCACAAGGGTGCACTGATCGGCGCCGGCTCCTTTGGCAAGGTCTTCCTCGGAATGAATGCCAAGACGGGTCTGCTGATGGCCGTGAAGCAAGTCGAGCTGCCGACAACCGACGAGGCGAAtacgcagcggcggcagtACATggtcgagtcgctcgagtcggAAATTGCTCTGCTCAAAACGATCCAGCACCCGAACATCGTGCACTACCTCGACTCGtacgccgacggcgagttTCTTAATATTTTCCTCGAGTACGTCCCGGGCGGCTCGGTGGTGGCGCTCTTGCGCAACTACGGCGCATTTgaggagcagctcgtgcagaaCTTTGTGCGCCAGATCCTCCAGGGTCTTCGCTTTCTGCACGCGCAGGCAAtcgtgcaccgcgacaTCAAAGGCGCCAACATCCTTGTGGACAACAAGGGTGGTGTCAAGATCAGCGACTTTGGCATCAGCAAAAAGGGCGAGAGCGGGCTGCTCGTCCAGGCCCGGGGCCAGCGGGGCATGCTGCAAGGCTCGGTGTACTGGATGGCGCCCGAGGTGGTGAAGCAGACCTCCTACACGCCCAAGGCGGATGTGTGGAGCGTCGGctgcctcgtcgtcgagatGCTCACCGCGTTGCACCCCTGGCCCAAGCTCGACCAGATGCAGGCACTCTTCCAGATCGGCATGAGCAAGCACCCTGCGCTCCCAGACGACATtagcgcgccggcgaccgACTTCCTAAAGGCGACCTTTGCCGTGCAGGAAGACGACCGGCCCAGTGCGGAACAATTACTGGAGCATGTATTTATCACGCAACTCACCCCCGACACGCCCGCCGAGGGTTTGTAG